The following are encoded in a window of Megalobrama amblycephala isolate DHTTF-2021 linkage group LG19, ASM1881202v1, whole genome shotgun sequence genomic DNA:
- the zbtb38 gene encoding zinc finger and BTB domain-containing protein 38 isoform X2: protein MMTTRGHITVAPRTDTHSIVPTGTRGKTISIMRSGMNKRQMTVVNPSTLGLVDNSHPQAVLSHLSEQRSQGLFCDVIIVVEDVKFRAHRNILAATSGYFRNAFKTPDVYTSSQVLELTDLKSEVFASILNFIYNARVESSSTEDSRSLVAAGKRLGIPFLEKLLDSERQSSGLLQGQASASCGRSNGQSKLADTCTLKKETLKPEELDCSKGPRITNAFSITEVGAVNNPFSTLDHRNKVTEEGHSPSSSQDTSISPIESEPAHALTEHSYAVSQGQESKEVNQGNENRTIMPVVPPAKTVVNNRLGPIKKRRIHGNGILSLSSEPGATLPTITGTSSVEKATVAPLSSSQLSSDTAPVIHSSLDLLPPLDVTPSQDAEPPCLSPQNTPSVPTFCCQQCPETFSDSTLLTIHMQIHKRFVSHLFCKYCHKKFMHLKRLRNHEQVCVKSLKGPSELETNNKDSLRVPVSNGTPNSNTTQHSLPPPDLHIPLSLDPTLTSPPELSQDQVNGTLKTNSTSRTYKCSVCRRAYVTISSLKRHENVHSWHRAYPCHYCNKVFALAEYRTKHEIWHTGERRYQCIFCLETFLTYYILKNHQKSFHGIDPQLAVNKKSANGGFKSSVYPIKLYRLLPMKFRKKRYKSYSQTYSEGIEGNDESYNEPLGNCSPHTLIDSAVPTTNSDVVCGQSLFSMPVTFMATPKMMASETPRISFDKPCDQNIGFPMSSEIDQPSKHLSTDFKKRSGFDGKGSPLFSHRFTDSSKAIEKNTGTSLMTNGSDRDSSTEKNTENSTDILPFLNIPSVCSFEGLSRLSELSAAAQTIEDMANQLLQARPESITPDQPPNGKTETYIAKPACPGPSVDNQVLPLCQITVKIGNEAIVRRKIKGSKLFPKKRKRKSWRQEGIGQNSPAVESIGSPSLRLRTEVTTSVAENESYDDPNDPESDKLWRPYYTYKPKKRGKKLKGKRTRMKHVRCYTRPLSPEANEDFREIPFCPDERISADNYGVRREPRHSSQKEAFPCHSCESSFSSQTSLSMHIISCHQPRCRICGKQCPPESSTAGSTAEDSGDFICKSCTEDGSCFSSDVASHSLSMEKRYRCSYCPQRFLYLATKKSHEKKHLEKSGKGHNCRYCSKVCKSAVLLSVHESKHFKSEDGEDPDMTCKIASSFSTGKERKGQIKPEPWESTYTSSEIKPKMGEPMDMDSEGNYPTIPSVYKKTSLSFPYAADRSFTPLPSEIKRKKSKKKSILERPRGFGFEGHTQDSVIWGHQD, encoded by the exons ATGATGACCACCAGGGGGCACATCACTGTAGCTCCTCGCACAGACACACATTCAATCGTACCAACAGGGACCAGAGGAAAGACGATCTCGATTATGAGGAGCGGAATGAACAAACGTCAG ATGACTGTGGTCAACCCTAGCACTCTTGGTCTGGTGGACAATTCCCACCCCCAAGCTGTCCTCAGTCATCTTAGTGAACAGCGTTCACAAGGCCTATTCTGTGATGTAATAATCGTTGTGGAGGATGTCAAATTCCGTGCTCACCGCAACATACTGGCTGCCACAAGTGGATATTTTCGTAATGCTTTCAAAACACCTGATGTCTACACGTCCAGCCAGGTGCTGGAGCTAACAGACCTGAAATCTGAGGTCTTTGCTAGCATTCTAAACTTCATCTACAATGCCAGAGTGGAGTCAAGTAGTACAGAGGACAGCAGGTCTCTGGTGGCCGCTGGAAAGCGTTTAGGAATTCCCTTTCTGGAGAAATTGCTAGACTCTGAAAGGCAGAGCTCTGGTCTCTTGCAAGGCCAAGCCTCTGCAAGCTGCGGAAGATCAAATGGTCAGTCAAAGTTGGCAGACACATGCACACTGAAAAAAGAGACCCTCAAGCCTGAGGAGTTAGATTGCTCCAAGGGCCCAAGGATCACCAATGCTTTCTCCATTACGGAGGTTGGGGCAGTAAACAACCCATTCTCTACACTGGATCACCGTAACAAAGTTACTGAGGAAGGGCATTCTCCTTCCAGCTCCCAAGATACAAGCATATCACCCATAGAGAGTGAGCCTGCCCATGCTCTAACAGAGCACTCATATGCAGTGAGCCAGGGGCAAGAATCTAAAGAGGTTAACCAGGGGAATGAGAACAGAACCATCATGCCTGTCGTTCCTCCAGCTAAGACTGTGGTTAACAATAGACTTGGACCTATAAAAAAGCGTCGTATACATGGTAATGGTATTCTGTCTCTCTCAAGTGAGCCAGGTGCAACTCTGCCCACTATTACTGGCacttcttcagtggaaaaggcTACTGTTGCACCATTATCTTCCTCCCAGTTATCCTCAGATACAGCACCAGTGATACATTCCAGCCTCGATCTCTTGCCACCACTTGACGTCACACCCTCTCAGGATGCAGAGCCACCCTGCCTCAGTCCTCAGAATACACCCAGTGTCCCCACCTTCTGCTGCCAGCAATGCCCTGAAACCTTTAGTGACTCTACGCTTCTCACCATCCACATGCAAATACACAAGAGATTTGTCAGTCATTTGTTTTGCAAGTACTGCCATAAAAAGTTTATGCATCTGAAAAGACTGCGCAATCATGAGCAGGTTTGTGTGAAATCTCTAAAAGGTCCATCTGAGTTAGAGACAAATAATAAAGATTCATTGAGAGTCCCAGTCTCTAATGGTACACCCAATTCAAATACCACGCAACACTCTTTACCTCCACCAGATCTCCatatccctttaagtttagaCCCCACATTGACTAGTCCCCCTGAGCTGTCTCAGGATCAAGTTAATGGGACCTTAAAAACAAATAGCACTTCAAGGACATATAAATGTTCTGTATGCAGACGGGCTTATGTGACCATTTCCAGTCTAAAAAGACATGAGAATGTACACTCATGGCATAGAGCCTATCCTTGTCACTACTGCAACAAAGTTTTTGCTTTGGCTGAATACCGTACAAAGCACGAGATATGGCATACTGGGGAACGACGGTACCAGTGCATCTTCTGCTTGGAGACCTTCTTGACTTACTACATCCTCAAGAATCACCAGAAGTCCTTTCATGGCATTGATCCACAGCTGGCTGTCAATAAAAAATCAGCAAATGGTGGATTCAAGAGTAGTGTGTACCCCATAAAGCTCTACAGGCTCCTCCCAATGAAGTTTAGAAAGAAACGTTATAAGTCATACAGTCAGACATACTCTGAGGGGATCGAGGGCAATGATGAGTCCTACAATGAACCACTGGGCAACTGTTCCCCCCACACTCTTATTGACAGTGCAGTCCCTACAACTAATTCAGATGTTGTTTGTGGTCAGTCATTATTTTCAATGCCAGTGACATTCATGGCCACCCCGAAAATGATGGCATCAGAAACTCCTCGCATCAGCTTTGACAAACCGTGTGACCAAAACATAGGATTTCCTATGTCATCTGAGATAGACCAACCTTCAAAACACCTCTCTACTGATTTCAAGAAAAGGTCTGGATTTGATGGCAAAGGGTCACCGCTCTTCAGCCACAGATTTACAGATTCTTCAAAAGCAATCGAGAAAAACACAGGGACCTCTCTCATGACAAATGGAAGTGACAGAGATTCTTCAacagagaaaaacacagaaaacagcacAGACATTCTTCCATTCCTCAACATACCATCTGTGTGCTCCTTCGAAGGGTTGAGCAGGCTGAGTGAACTGTCAGCAGCAGCACAAACCATTGAGGACATGGCTAATCAGCTGCTACAAGCAAGACCCGAGAGCATAACACCGGATCAGCCACCTAATGGAAAGACAGAAACGTACATTGCTAAGCCTGCATGTCCAGGCCCATCAGTTGATAACCAAGTCCTTCCCCTCTGCCAAATAACAGTGAAGATTGGCAACGAGGCAATTGTTCGACGAAAAATAAAAGGCTCAAAGCTATTTCCAAAAAAGAGGAAAAGGAAAAGCTGGAGACAGGAGGGCATAGGTCAAAATAGCCCTGCAGTGGAGAGTATTGGAAGTCCAAGTTTGCGACTGAGAACAGAAGTCACAACATCAGTTGCAGAAAATGAATCATATGATGACCCAAATGATCCTGAATCCGACAAACTATGGCGACCCTATTACACATATAAACCTAAAAAGAGGGGTAAGAAACTGAAAGGCAAACGAACAAGGATGAAACATGTGAGATGCTACACTAGACCATTGTCACCTGAAGCCAACGAAGACTTCAGAGAGATACCGTTCTGTCCAGATGAGAGGATCTCAGCAGACAACTACGGGGTCAGGAGGGAGCCAAGGCATAGCAGCCAAAAGGAAGCTTTCCCCTGCCACAGCTGTGAGAGCTCTTTCTCTAGCCAGACCTCCCTCAGCATGCACATCATCAGCTGCCATCAGCCACGCTGCAGAATATGTGGTAAACAATGTCCCCCTGAATCCAGCACAGCTGGGTCCACTGCAGAGGATAGTGGTGACTTTATCTGCAAGAGCTGCACTGAGGATGGCTCCTGTTTCAGCTCGGATGTGGCGTCCCACAGCCTGAGCATGGAAAAACGTTACAGATGTTCTTACTGCCCACAGCGATTCCTTTACCTTGCCACCAAGAAAAGTCATGAGAAAAAACACCTAGAAAAGTCAGGAAAAGGACACAATTGTAGGTATTGCTCAAAGGTATGTAAATCAGCAGTGCTGTTGAGTGTGCACGAGAGCAAGCACTTCAAGTCAGAAGACGGAGAAGATCCAGACATGACATGTAAAATAGCCAGTTCATTTTCTACAGGTAAAGAGCGCAAAGGACAGATCAAACCTGAACCTTGGGAAAGCACGTATACCTCCTCAGAGATCAAGCCAAAGATGGGGGAACCTATGGACATGGATTCTGAGGGGAATTATCCTACAATCCCCAGTGTCTACAAGAAAACATCTTTGTCATTTCCTTATGCAGCAGATAGGTCTTTCACTCCCCTTCCCTCAGAGATAAAGAGGAAGAAGTCcaagaaaaaaagcattttggAACGTCCTAGAGGATTTGGATTTGAGGGGCACACACAGGACTCTGTGATATGGGGCCACCAGGACTGA
- the zbtb38 gene encoding zinc finger and BTB domain-containing protein 38 isoform X1, producing MFSLFDWTFHNSRQMFLSFYTERFEGRWGIFIFPPFRLSGMMTVVNPSTLGLVDNSHPQAVLSHLSEQRSQGLFCDVIIVVEDVKFRAHRNILAATSGYFRNAFKTPDVYTSSQVLELTDLKSEVFASILNFIYNARVESSSTEDSRSLVAAGKRLGIPFLEKLLDSERQSSGLLQGQASASCGRSNGQSKLADTCTLKKETLKPEELDCSKGPRITNAFSITEVGAVNNPFSTLDHRNKVTEEGHSPSSSQDTSISPIESEPAHALTEHSYAVSQGQESKEVNQGNENRTIMPVVPPAKTVVNNRLGPIKKRRIHGNGILSLSSEPGATLPTITGTSSVEKATVAPLSSSQLSSDTAPVIHSSLDLLPPLDVTPSQDAEPPCLSPQNTPSVPTFCCQQCPETFSDSTLLTIHMQIHKRFVSHLFCKYCHKKFMHLKRLRNHEQVCVKSLKGPSELETNNKDSLRVPVSNGTPNSNTTQHSLPPPDLHIPLSLDPTLTSPPELSQDQVNGTLKTNSTSRTYKCSVCRRAYVTISSLKRHENVHSWHRAYPCHYCNKVFALAEYRTKHEIWHTGERRYQCIFCLETFLTYYILKNHQKSFHGIDPQLAVNKKSANGGFKSSVYPIKLYRLLPMKFRKKRYKSYSQTYSEGIEGNDESYNEPLGNCSPHTLIDSAVPTTNSDVVCGQSLFSMPVTFMATPKMMASETPRISFDKPCDQNIGFPMSSEIDQPSKHLSTDFKKRSGFDGKGSPLFSHRFTDSSKAIEKNTGTSLMTNGSDRDSSTEKNTENSTDILPFLNIPSVCSFEGLSRLSELSAAAQTIEDMANQLLQARPESITPDQPPNGKTETYIAKPACPGPSVDNQVLPLCQITVKIGNEAIVRRKIKGSKLFPKKRKRKSWRQEGIGQNSPAVESIGSPSLRLRTEVTTSVAENESYDDPNDPESDKLWRPYYTYKPKKRGKKLKGKRTRMKHVRCYTRPLSPEANEDFREIPFCPDERISADNYGVRREPRHSSQKEAFPCHSCESSFSSQTSLSMHIISCHQPRCRICGKQCPPESSTAGSTAEDSGDFICKSCTEDGSCFSSDVASHSLSMEKRYRCSYCPQRFLYLATKKSHEKKHLEKSGKGHNCRYCSKVCKSAVLLSVHESKHFKSEDGEDPDMTCKIASSFSTGKERKGQIKPEPWESTYTSSEIKPKMGEPMDMDSEGNYPTIPSVYKKTSLSFPYAADRSFTPLPSEIKRKKSKKKSILERPRGFGFEGHTQDSVIWGHQD from the exons ATGTTTTCGCTCTTTGACTGGACATTTCATAATTCTAGGCAAATGTTTCTCTCATTTTATACAGAACGGTTTGAGGGAAGGTGGGGGATTTTTATTTTTCCGCCATTTCGCTTATCCGGTATG ATGACTGTGGTCAACCCTAGCACTCTTGGTCTGGTGGACAATTCCCACCCCCAAGCTGTCCTCAGTCATCTTAGTGAACAGCGTTCACAAGGCCTATTCTGTGATGTAATAATCGTTGTGGAGGATGTCAAATTCCGTGCTCACCGCAACATACTGGCTGCCACAAGTGGATATTTTCGTAATGCTTTCAAAACACCTGATGTCTACACGTCCAGCCAGGTGCTGGAGCTAACAGACCTGAAATCTGAGGTCTTTGCTAGCATTCTAAACTTCATCTACAATGCCAGAGTGGAGTCAAGTAGTACAGAGGACAGCAGGTCTCTGGTGGCCGCTGGAAAGCGTTTAGGAATTCCCTTTCTGGAGAAATTGCTAGACTCTGAAAGGCAGAGCTCTGGTCTCTTGCAAGGCCAAGCCTCTGCAAGCTGCGGAAGATCAAATGGTCAGTCAAAGTTGGCAGACACATGCACACTGAAAAAAGAGACCCTCAAGCCTGAGGAGTTAGATTGCTCCAAGGGCCCAAGGATCACCAATGCTTTCTCCATTACGGAGGTTGGGGCAGTAAACAACCCATTCTCTACACTGGATCACCGTAACAAAGTTACTGAGGAAGGGCATTCTCCTTCCAGCTCCCAAGATACAAGCATATCACCCATAGAGAGTGAGCCTGCCCATGCTCTAACAGAGCACTCATATGCAGTGAGCCAGGGGCAAGAATCTAAAGAGGTTAACCAGGGGAATGAGAACAGAACCATCATGCCTGTCGTTCCTCCAGCTAAGACTGTGGTTAACAATAGACTTGGACCTATAAAAAAGCGTCGTATACATGGTAATGGTATTCTGTCTCTCTCAAGTGAGCCAGGTGCAACTCTGCCCACTATTACTGGCacttcttcagtggaaaaggcTACTGTTGCACCATTATCTTCCTCCCAGTTATCCTCAGATACAGCACCAGTGATACATTCCAGCCTCGATCTCTTGCCACCACTTGACGTCACACCCTCTCAGGATGCAGAGCCACCCTGCCTCAGTCCTCAGAATACACCCAGTGTCCCCACCTTCTGCTGCCAGCAATGCCCTGAAACCTTTAGTGACTCTACGCTTCTCACCATCCACATGCAAATACACAAGAGATTTGTCAGTCATTTGTTTTGCAAGTACTGCCATAAAAAGTTTATGCATCTGAAAAGACTGCGCAATCATGAGCAGGTTTGTGTGAAATCTCTAAAAGGTCCATCTGAGTTAGAGACAAATAATAAAGATTCATTGAGAGTCCCAGTCTCTAATGGTACACCCAATTCAAATACCACGCAACACTCTTTACCTCCACCAGATCTCCatatccctttaagtttagaCCCCACATTGACTAGTCCCCCTGAGCTGTCTCAGGATCAAGTTAATGGGACCTTAAAAACAAATAGCACTTCAAGGACATATAAATGTTCTGTATGCAGACGGGCTTATGTGACCATTTCCAGTCTAAAAAGACATGAGAATGTACACTCATGGCATAGAGCCTATCCTTGTCACTACTGCAACAAAGTTTTTGCTTTGGCTGAATACCGTACAAAGCACGAGATATGGCATACTGGGGAACGACGGTACCAGTGCATCTTCTGCTTGGAGACCTTCTTGACTTACTACATCCTCAAGAATCACCAGAAGTCCTTTCATGGCATTGATCCACAGCTGGCTGTCAATAAAAAATCAGCAAATGGTGGATTCAAGAGTAGTGTGTACCCCATAAAGCTCTACAGGCTCCTCCCAATGAAGTTTAGAAAGAAACGTTATAAGTCATACAGTCAGACATACTCTGAGGGGATCGAGGGCAATGATGAGTCCTACAATGAACCACTGGGCAACTGTTCCCCCCACACTCTTATTGACAGTGCAGTCCCTACAACTAATTCAGATGTTGTTTGTGGTCAGTCATTATTTTCAATGCCAGTGACATTCATGGCCACCCCGAAAATGATGGCATCAGAAACTCCTCGCATCAGCTTTGACAAACCGTGTGACCAAAACATAGGATTTCCTATGTCATCTGAGATAGACCAACCTTCAAAACACCTCTCTACTGATTTCAAGAAAAGGTCTGGATTTGATGGCAAAGGGTCACCGCTCTTCAGCCACAGATTTACAGATTCTTCAAAAGCAATCGAGAAAAACACAGGGACCTCTCTCATGACAAATGGAAGTGACAGAGATTCTTCAacagagaaaaacacagaaaacagcacAGACATTCTTCCATTCCTCAACATACCATCTGTGTGCTCCTTCGAAGGGTTGAGCAGGCTGAGTGAACTGTCAGCAGCAGCACAAACCATTGAGGACATGGCTAATCAGCTGCTACAAGCAAGACCCGAGAGCATAACACCGGATCAGCCACCTAATGGAAAGACAGAAACGTACATTGCTAAGCCTGCATGTCCAGGCCCATCAGTTGATAACCAAGTCCTTCCCCTCTGCCAAATAACAGTGAAGATTGGCAACGAGGCAATTGTTCGACGAAAAATAAAAGGCTCAAAGCTATTTCCAAAAAAGAGGAAAAGGAAAAGCTGGAGACAGGAGGGCATAGGTCAAAATAGCCCTGCAGTGGAGAGTATTGGAAGTCCAAGTTTGCGACTGAGAACAGAAGTCACAACATCAGTTGCAGAAAATGAATCATATGATGACCCAAATGATCCTGAATCCGACAAACTATGGCGACCCTATTACACATATAAACCTAAAAAGAGGGGTAAGAAACTGAAAGGCAAACGAACAAGGATGAAACATGTGAGATGCTACACTAGACCATTGTCACCTGAAGCCAACGAAGACTTCAGAGAGATACCGTTCTGTCCAGATGAGAGGATCTCAGCAGACAACTACGGGGTCAGGAGGGAGCCAAGGCATAGCAGCCAAAAGGAAGCTTTCCCCTGCCACAGCTGTGAGAGCTCTTTCTCTAGCCAGACCTCCCTCAGCATGCACATCATCAGCTGCCATCAGCCACGCTGCAGAATATGTGGTAAACAATGTCCCCCTGAATCCAGCACAGCTGGGTCCACTGCAGAGGATAGTGGTGACTTTATCTGCAAGAGCTGCACTGAGGATGGCTCCTGTTTCAGCTCGGATGTGGCGTCCCACAGCCTGAGCATGGAAAAACGTTACAGATGTTCTTACTGCCCACAGCGATTCCTTTACCTTGCCACCAAGAAAAGTCATGAGAAAAAACACCTAGAAAAGTCAGGAAAAGGACACAATTGTAGGTATTGCTCAAAGGTATGTAAATCAGCAGTGCTGTTGAGTGTGCACGAGAGCAAGCACTTCAAGTCAGAAGACGGAGAAGATCCAGACATGACATGTAAAATAGCCAGTTCATTTTCTACAGGTAAAGAGCGCAAAGGACAGATCAAACCTGAACCTTGGGAAAGCACGTATACCTCCTCAGAGATCAAGCCAAAGATGGGGGAACCTATGGACATGGATTCTGAGGGGAATTATCCTACAATCCCCAGTGTCTACAAGAAAACATCTTTGTCATTTCCTTATGCAGCAGATAGGTCTTTCACTCCCCTTCCCTCAGAGATAAAGAGGAAGAAGTCcaagaaaaaaagcattttggAACGTCCTAGAGGATTTGGATTTGAGGGGCACACACAGGACTCTGTGATATGGGGCCACCAGGACTGA